tggggcggcggcggcggcggtggcggaacGCCCGAGACGGGCGGCGTTCCCGtccgtcccggcggcggcggcggcggcggctgacgtACCCCCATCGGCATCACGCCCCCCATCGGCATCATCGGAGGAGCTCCCATCCCGACGCCCATGTGCGGATGAGGAGGACCCGGCCGACCGACCGTCTGTCCCATCCCCATCATCCCGGTCCccatcatcggcggcggagggtacCCGCCTCCGGCCATcacgggaggcggcggcgggatccccctcggcggcggcggcggcgccaccccctcgctcacccccgcgctccccatcgtcctcggcggcggcggcggcggcacgtcgctcgcgccccacGCCGGGATcaccgcctcgacggcgtcgccttcgccgacaCCCGGCGGCAGCTCCACCTCCACGAcgggcccggcgccgcccgcgggacCGGCGGGGACTTGCACGCggacgtgcgtcgcgccgtcctcgccgccgcatccgctcGGAACCGTGAACCTGACGTACGTGTCGGTgccgccgtcttcgtcgtcctcctcgggtgggtcctcctcgggcggcggtgggatgCCGGTGATCGTGGTGAGAtccccggcgacggtcgcgcccgTTCCCTTCTTCTCCACCGCCACCggtgcggcgacgcccttcATCGCTATGGTGGACGTCTTCTTCAGACCCACCGGGAACGCCATCTTGGTTCCCCCGAGCGGCTTGgccgcgggcttggccgccgggtccttcgccgcgcccttcttcgATCTCTTCCCcttggcggtggacgactccttctcgagctcggcgaagtacgcgtcgcgcttcttctcggcgaggcgtcgcgcctcctccgccttggcgtcaTCCGCTGGCAGCATGGCGGCCGACGgatggtcgtcgccggataCGCGCTCCCCCGAGTGAGCTGATGAGCTCGTGTGACTTTCTCGAGACTCAATCAAACGGCGCTCACGGAGCGAGTTCGCGTGGGTTCGGCAGACTGGCAGATCGCCAAACTGACCTCTTTCGAAATCGGACAGGCTGGATACGACCGTTGGCGATAAGTTCACAACACCGCTTCGGTCTCCGTCGCCACAACGCACCCGCGCTCATCATGACGCGTCGTGTGCACCGCACCATGCGCGTATCCGCGCTGTGCGTCGCGttgctcctcgtcgtctccggaGGCTTCGcatccgcggaggaggccgccgcgtgcTCCCCCTCGGGCGACGACCCATCGTGCGCGGCTCCCCGCCAAAACGtcgcacccgacgccgcggccgaggccggcgcgacgctcctcgcgcgcgccaacgaGGAAAACGATCGACTCAAGACgcgactcgacgccgccctggagGCGTCGAAGCAGTGGCAGACCAAGGCtgtcgaggcggagggcaccgtcgcgtcgctccgaTCGCGCGCTGACGAGATCGAACAGGCGAGCTCCGGACTGTCCGCGGAGATTGCGCAGCTCAAGCCtcagctcgacgccgcgctcgagaccGCCAAGCGGTGGGAgtccaaggctgcggaggctgagggcgtcgcgtccgagctCAAGCCtcagctcgacgccgcgctcgagaccGCCAAGCGGTGGGAGTCCAAGGCTACGGAGGCtgagggcgtcgcgtccgagctTCGATCCAAGTTTGAAGCCACCGCGCAGGCCACCAGCAGCCTCCCCGCGAAGAtctccgagctcgagctcaaACTCGCGGAGGCTCTGagcgccaaagccgccgccgaggaggccctCGAAGACTTCGACAGGGTCATCACCGACGCGTGGCTGCCCCACTGGCTCAACCGCGACATCGAgtacgtccgcggcgagctccgacAGCTGTGGCGCGCGTTCGTGAAGGTTTCCCGAGACGCCATGGCTTCGTGGGGCGTGCTCGAGCGATTCGACGAGTTGTACGCgaagctcaccgccgccgccgcgccgcacgTCGCCCACGTCAAAGACATCCTCATCGCGTGCTACGGCAGGGTCGTCGAGCagatcgacgagctcaacgcgAGGTGGTTCAAGGCGAGGGACAACGTCGTCAACCTGATCAAGAAATTCAAGGAAGCCGggaagcgccgccgcgagcacgaggcCAAGACCCGCGGCGTCAACCCCGACCGCGAcaggcgcgaggacgagaaggcggcgtACTCGCGGGAGTACTGGGACAGGCAGAGGCAGCGGCTCGgtcacctcggcgaggacgcgtccgcggttgCCAAgtacgcgcgcgccaagctcgGGGGCTGGTACGGACAGGGTAGCGAGAAGGTgcgggagcgcgtcgcgcacgtgCGCACGTCGTACAAACACAGGATCATGCCCCGCGTGGCGCAGTGGAgggtcgcgctcgccaagaaCTCCaggcccgtcgccgagcttaTCGTCGCCAAGTACCCCTCATTTCCCGCGTGGCtcaaggaggcgctcgcgtcggttCGGTTtccccacggcgacgtcgacgacgtctccatcgtcgtcggcgacttGTTAGGgtacgtcctcgccgcgatgggcgtCTCGTCCTTCCTTTACTGGACCGTGCTCCGACGCACGTGGGTCGACGACCTCCCTGACGAGGCGGAGTTTTCGCTCAAGCACGTCCCGGCGAACGACGGCACCATCGTCGGTcgcgccatcggcggcggcgcggacatcCGGATCGTCCTGCCCTCCGTaaagtcggcggcggagtgcgACATCCTCGTCTCCGACGAGAAGGTGCTGGTGAACGCGTACAAGATGGAGGACGGGACCTGGTACCACGAGGTTAAGGTTCGGGTGCCGAAGGAGTGCAGGGGTTTCGGGTGGCAGGATGGCGTGGACAAGTGGGACATGTCCGCGCGTTTTGAACTCGTTGGCGAGGCGCTCACCGTGTCCCTTCGCACCCCCACCCGCGcactccgcgccgcggcggccaaggctaaggGCGACGACCCCGAGGAAGGGGAGATCATCGCGTCCCCTCCTCCCGTTCTCGCGGCGAAGCCCGCCGGCGGgaaaaagaagaagaagaagagcggAGGAGCCTCGTCGGAAATTCCCAAGCCCAGGCCCGCGGATagcggcggcagcgccgtcaccgcggcgccgcccacgccgccggagTCCCCGGAGGCGAGGTCGGTTCCGTTCTCGCCGGTCATCCCGACCGGGCGCacgccggtcgccgcgaggacccgcgcgtccacctccgcgtgAGCGAGCGACGGTTGGGGCGTACCGAACGCGCGAGCAGAGACGAAGAGTTCGAGTAGACTATGATATGATACTACGCCGTGTTTTTATGAGCATTCTAGTAGAGTTCCTAACATAAACACGTAATCGCCGTCACcagacgtcgtcgtcccatcTGAACCCACCTTGGCATCCCTTTgcctccctcgccggcggctcgttcccaccgcgtccgccctcCTTCTGCCCTCGCCGCACGTACGCCTTGACCAGTTTCTTGATCGCGTCCGATTCCCTCGCGAGtatcggcgcggcgtccttggcTCGCTCGTGCTTCGCCATCACCTTGGCCGTCGCCTTTCTCGCAATCGTCCGAGCCGCGGGTGCTTTGACGGCGCCGACATCCACCAGGGGTTCCATGtacgcgtcgacgaacgcgcgcaccgcggcgaccacgtGCGGCCGCCCGGGGATCGCCCcttcgtccaccgcggcctTCTCGCCCTCGGTCGTCTCCGTCAGCCTGGCCCTCTTGCCCTCGGTCGTCTCCGTCAGCCCGGCCctcttccccgcgccgccgccgagcgcctcctcccccgcgccccgcttcgccgccgcccgccgccgctccagCATCCCCCTCGCACGATCGCAGAGCCGAAGCACCggcctcgcgagcctcgccgccaccgtgaaaaacgccaccgcggcgtcgccccggaccacccgcgcgtccgcgagacgaacggcgtccgcggcgggtcgcctGTACCCCTGAAGAAGCGCGCCGGGCTTTGGAcccgcgaggccgacggGCGTCAATTCAACGCCGATccgcctcgacctcgcggcgacgtcgttcgcgaAAGCCACGGCGTCCCTGTCcgcggggtcgacggcgtcgtttCGGTCCCACTCGCCCgtgccgtccccgtccccgtccccgccggggttcgaacccgcgacctcgccgacgtcgacgactcGAAGCGCCTGCGCCGATAGGTTCCGGTACGTAGCCTTACTcccggccctcgcggcgactcgcgactccgcgtccaccgcgcgcgtcatcgcgcgtcgGACTGCCTTCGCGTGCGCCCTGATCCacgtcgcgtccgggtccgcgccgtcgaatcGCGttcgagcctcggcgcggagcgcggcggcggcgaaaccGTCCAAGGTTTGCTGCCGCGTCGGCTTGGGGATCTtagacgccgcggacggagCCGACAATAAGTTGGTGACGagcgggcgctcgccgggTGGAAGGAGTCGGAGCAGCGCgttgtccgccgccgcgcgctcagcgccggtcagcctcctcctcgccggttCGTTCGCCGACCCGGGGgtacccgcggcgcgcctgtccgcccccgccgccgcgcccacacCCATCAACGACATCACCGCGCTCACGTTGGCTCcgacggcggacgtcgcgtccaccggtctgcgcgccccgacgacggaggGTTCGTGTCTCCCCGCGGGTCCAGCCCCTGGCGCCCGGTCCGGTCTCTGCTCCCTCGAGACCAGCgcctgcgccaccgccgccctcgcgactGGGGTCATCGCGACGTTTTCTTTCTTCTGTtcctcggcgatggcccTCGCGCAGCCGGCCGCCACCTCCCTTCGCCTCGCCTCcgtccgctcgcgcgcgtctttCGCGTGTCTCAGCGCCTCGAAGTCCTCGGGGCGTTTCgtgggcatcgccgcgggtttaaccgcgacgatgcgctCCTCGAGAGGGACGTACTTGGGGCGCCGGttgccgagcgcgatggttccgtcggcgtccggggtgggcgcgccggtggagcGGTTCCTGGTGGCGACGTGGAACGCtcggcgcacgtcgccgcccttgtGCCTCGCGAGCCATctcgcgaggcggaggggtatgccgagcgcctccgctGTCCTCGCCTCGGACTCCGCCGAGgtttccctcgccgcgtgttCCTCAGCCTCGTCGTCAACGTCGAGGTTCTTCCAGTCGATCCCGCCCCAGTTGGCCcagtccccgtcgtcggcggtatcgtcgtcgtccgagtcgagctcggcgatgcgacgcgccgcggcgaggatcgcatCCTTCCCGCTCTGCGCCATGGGAACTCAACCCTAGCGCATGCGGCCCCTCCTTCCGCGCGCTCTACTCTGTGACCTAAATCCGCGAGGTGCCGAAATATCGAAATTTCGTCTTGTCCACTGGGAGATATTTCGGTCGCCCATATCCCGAAGCGCATCCGCAGAGCCATGGCTGCCGTAGCCGGCTTCACCGTGTCTgcccgcgcgtgcgtcaccgccgcgaggcagaCTTCCATCGCGCGCAAAtccaccgtcgtcgtggcccctcccgcccgtcgcggctccTCGGTCGTGACCAACTTCAATCCCGCTGCGGGTGATTTCTCAGTCACGCTCTCTCAGGGGGTTGGCGCCGGGgtggccgtcgtcgcggcgcgcgtggtgcTCTTCTCGCTCGCGAAGGCTGGGATCGGGAAGAACGTGGAGAAATGGTCCGCCAAATGCGCCGAGTACGGCATCGATTGCTCCGACCTCTACCACACCGAGGACCAGGTGAGAGCCGGGCATCTTGTTAGTTTGTGCTATCCAAAAAAATCTCCCCTCCGATCCTCGCTCGTCCCTgaccgtccccgccgtccccaCCGTCCCCCGACCTTTGGACGcagcccggcgacgcgtggtACCTGATCGGCGACTGGAAGCCCGCCAAGGCCGGCGAGCCCAAGCACAGCGACACCACGCTCGTCGGCATCCTCACCACCCGCGCCAAGACGCACGAGTTGGTGAATGAGTGCGAGTCGAATGGGATTTCAAcctccgacgtcgtcgccgccacgtaCAGGCCAGATAACTTCATCTCCAACGAGAAGGCCCGGTTCAACGAACTCACCAAGAGGCTCAAGGAGGCTGGCCTGAGGTGACGATTCGGGACGGACAGCCGTAGCACACCTTCAGTTTAAACAAACCACTCGCACGCATCCAAACTTGCCAGGTGCTCCGACCGCACCGCTGCCACGTGTGTGGCTCTCATTTCCCGACGTTCCGTTTTTATCAGGGCGCGGTCCCTCGCCGGGCGCCAGCatgggagcgcgagcgcgtcgggctCGCCTCTGACGAGACCCCGTCGCCATGCCTGATGATGCCGCCAAAAcgaaggcgccgcgcgcgatgaccaCCGCGGAGGTCATGCTCGCCGGCGGTGTCTCCGGGGTCGCGGCCAGGCTCCTGACTCATCCGATGGACACCGTCAAGACCCAGATGCAGGTGcagggcgcggtggccgcggcgggtgggaaTCGCGCCCTTCActaccgcggcgtcgcggatgcgGTCGCCAAGATCGTCGCCAACGAGGGCGTCCGAGGCTTCTACCGAGGGTTCGGAGCGGTCTTCACCGGGATCCcgttcgcgagcggcgcctaTTTCGGCGGGTACGAGGGCGCCAAGAtgctcgtccccgccgacgccttcggaCCCACCGCGACGTACATAGTCACCGGCATGCTCGCGCAgtccctcgcgggcgtcgtctacaccccgctcgacgtcgtcaaggAGCGGCTGCAGGCGCAGCACGTGCTgggagcggcgagcgccggtAACTACAAGCACTTCGCAAACGCGTACGCGACGATTCTTCGcaccgagggcgtcggcggattGTTCAGGGGGTACTGGGCCAGCAACTTCACCTGGTGGCCGTGGAACGTGGCGTACTTCGTCGCCTACGAGCACGGTCGCGATTTCGTCGCCCAACACGCGATGGGTCTGAGCACCAAGGATGAGCTTCCGCCGTGGGCGAGCAGCGGGTGCGCGgtagcggcggcggcggcggccaccgtcgcgacgacgcccatCGACCTGGCCAAGACGAGGCTTCAGACgatgcgtcgcggcgtgTCCGGCGGGACTGTGGAGGGCGGGGTGTTTGGGATCATGAGGGACGTGGTGAgacgcgagggactcggGGCGTTATGGACCGGGGCGTCGGCCAGGGTGTTGGCCATAGCCCCCGGCAGCGCAATCAGCTTCTACGTGTACGAGACCATCAAGGACTGGTGCACCGGGGCTGGGTGAGTACGGGGTGGTTACGACGCCGTCCGTCCGATTATTTCGCCGCCCGAGCGGCGTGCATGTGTTGAGCCCCGTGTTGTACGTGTGATGATTGGGGCGCGATTTCTTctcccgcgccgtgcgcgagccggcggcgaggtgtaACTTTTAAAATCTCCTCACGACGCGAaacccgccggcgacggaacCGCGACCTATCCTTTACTCcggcacggcgccgaggtcgaacCCCTCGATCGCGTCCCACATCCCGAGCCCGCCCGCCATGTGTTTGATGTTGTCCGTGCCCCAGCCCCGCATCGCcagctcgtgcgcggcgatgagcgacgCGCTCTGTTGGCCGTCGGCGTAGTTGAGTTCGGGATCtccgatgacgccgccggtggcgcagTAGAGGATGACCTTCGCGCCCCACTCCAGCTCCTCCTGCATCTCGTCGAGGAAGTCCTCGTTGCACTCCACGTTGACGTACTTCTTGCCCAGGCGCTCGGGGAACAGGAGGACGGACGCCACGGCCTTGGCGCCCTTGGCGAGGGAATCCACCTCCATCGGCACGTACAGCTGCGCGCTCTTGGCTCCCCACGCGTGCGCCTCGCAGTAGTCCGGGTACGGCCGGACGTCGATGAGCGTCCAGCCGTCGTTCTCCGCCATCAGCTTGGCCTTCGCGGGCAGGATCTGCTccacctcgcccgcgacgaggttTTCCTGCATGAGCTTCCACACGGTCGGGTCCGTGTACGAGGCGAAGAATGGCGATCCCTCCGGGCGAATGAACGGGCCCTCGTTGCCGTCCCAGTCGTCGCTGCCGAAGAACCCGGGCTCCTCGGGGTCGAGATCGGGTTCGTCGTTCTtagaggcgcgcgcgatctgtgcgcgcacgcgcctggaggagatggaggcgcggtggcgcgaagCACGGATCGCGGTGGgccgcgcgagacgcgcgggcaCCCAGGTCGTCCGCGTTGTTACGGCAGCAGCCATCTTGCTTGAGAAGAGATGAAATCTTTCGGGGATCGGTCGGACGGAGGGGAGCAACCTCGCGGTACGCGACGTCGAGAGGCTCGACGATGCGATCGGctggctcgcggcgagggcgagtcGCCTTGGCGGTGCGCGAGTGCGACCGGCGGT
The genomic region above belongs to Micromonas commoda chromosome 4, complete sequence and contains:
- a CDS encoding predicted protein — protein: MAQSGKDAILAAARRIAELDSDDDDTADDGDWANWGGIDWKNLDVDDEAEEHAARETSAESEARTAEALGIPLRLARWLARHKGGDVRRAFHVATRNRSTGAPTPDADGTIALGNRRPKYVPLEERIVAVKPAAMPTKRPEDFEALRHAKDARERTEARRREVAAGCARAIAEEQKKENVAMTPVARAAVAQALVSREQRPDRAPGAGPAGRHEPSVVGARRPVDATSAVGANVSAVMSLMGVGAAAGADRRAAGTPGSANEPARRRLTGAERAAADNALLRLLPPGERPLVTNLLSAPSAASKIPKPTRQQTLDGFAAAALRAEARTRFDGADPDATWIRAHAKAVRRAMTRAVDAESRVAARAGSKATYRNLSAQALRVVDVGEVAGSNPGGDGDGDGTGEWDRNDAVDPADRDAVAFANDVAARSRRIGVELTPVGLAGPKPGALLQGYRRPAADAVRLADARVVRGDAAVAFFTVAARLARPVLRLCDRARGMLERRRAAAKRGAGEEALGGGAGKRAGLTETTEGKRARLTETTEGEKAAVDEGAIPGRPHVVAAVRAFVDAYMEPLVDVGAVKAPAARTIARKATAKVMAKHERAKDAAPILARESDAIKKLVKAYVRRGQKEGGRGGNEPPAREAKGCQGGFRWDDDVW
- a CDS encoding mitochondrial carrier family (succinate:fumarate antiporter); its protein translation is MLAGGVSGVAARLLTHPMDTVKTQMQVQGAVAAAGGNRALHYRGVADAVAKIVANEGVRGFYRGFGAVFTGIPFASGAYFGGYEGAKMLVPADAFGPTATYIVTGMLAQSLAGVVYTPLDVVKERLQAQHVLGAASAGNYKHFANAYATILRTEGVGGLFRGYWASNFTWWPWNVAYFVAYEHGRDFVAQHAMGLSTKDELPPWASSGCAVAAAAAATVATTPIDLAKTRLQTMRRGVSGGTVEGGVFGIMRDVVRREGLGALWTGASARVLAIAPGSAISFYVYETIKDWCTGAG
- a CDS encoding predicted protein, whose translation is MSSCDFLETQSNGAHGASSRGFGRLADRQTDLFRNRTGWIRPLAISSQHRFGLRRHNAPALIMTRRVHRTMRVSALCVALLLVVSGGFASAEEAAACSPSGDDPSCAAPRQNVAPDAAAEAGATLLARANEENDRLKTRLDAALEASKQWQTKAVEAEGTVASLRSRADEIEQASSGLSAEIAQLKPQLDAALETAKRWESKAAEAEGVASELKPQLDAALETAKRWESKATEAEGVASELRSKFEATAQATSSLPAKISELELKLAEALSAKAAAEEALEDFDRVITDAWLPHWLNRDIEYVRGELRQLWRAFVKVSRDAMASWGVLERFDELYAKLTAAAAPHVAHVKDILIACYGRVVEQIDELNARWFKARDNVVNLIKKFKEAGKRRREHEAKTRGVNPDRDRREDEKAAYSREYWDRQRQRLGHLGEDASAVAKYARAKLGGWYGQGSEKVRERVAHVRTSYKHRIMPRVAQWRVALAKNSRPVAELIVAKYPSFPAWLKEALASVRFPHGDVDDVSIVVGDLLGYVLAAMGVSSFLYWTVLRRTWVDDLPDEAEFSLKHVPANDGTIVGRAIGGGADIRIVLPSVKSAAECDILVSDEKVLVNAYKMEDGTWYHEVKVRVPKECRGFGWQDGVDKWDMSARFELVGEALTVSLRTPTRALRAAAAKAKGDDPEEGEIIASPPPVLAAKPAGGKKKKKKSGGASSEIPKPRPADSGGSAVTAAPPTPPESPEARSVPFSPVIPTGRTPVAARTRASTSA
- a CDS encoding predicted protein, yielding MAAAVTTRTTWVPARLARPTAIRASRHRASISSRRVRAQIARASKNDEPDLDPEEPGFFGSDDWDGNEGPFIRPEGSPFFASYTDPTVWKLMQENLVAGEVEQILPAKAKLMAENDGWTLIDVRPYPDYCEAHAWGAKSAQLYVPMEVDSLAKGAKAVASVLLFPERLGKKYVNVECNEDFLDEMQEELEWGAKVILYCATGGVIGDPELNYADGQQSASLIAAHELAMRGWGTDNIKHMAGGLGMWDAIEGFDLGAVPE
- a CDS encoding predicted protein, with protein sequence MLPADDAKAEEARRLAEKKRDAYFAELEKESSTAKGKRSKKGAAKDPAAKPAAKPLGGTKMAFPVGLKKTSTIAMKGVAAPVAVEKKGTGATVAGDLTTITGIPPPPEEDPPEEDDEDGGTDTYVRFTVPSGCGGEDGATHVRVQVPAGPAGGAGPVVEVELPPGVGEGDAVEAVIPAWGASDVPPPPPPRTMGSAGVSEGVAPPPPPRGIPPPPPVMAGGGYPPPPMMGTGMMGMGQTVGRPGPPHPHMGVGMGAPPMMPMGGVMPMGVRQPPPPPPPGRTGTPPVSGVPPPPPPPPQV
- a CDS encoding predicted protein, whose translation is MAAVAGFTVSARACVTAARQTSIARKSTVVVAPPARRGSSVVTNFNPAAGDFSVTLSQGVGAGVAVVAARVVLFSLAKAGIGKNVEKWSAKCAEYGIDCSDLYHTEDQPGDAWYLIGDWKPAKAGEPKHSDTTLVGILTTRAKTHELVNECESNGISTSDVVAATYRPDNFISNEKARFNELTKRLKEAGLR